CTCTGTTATTGAAAGAAGCAGACATCACCAATTACTGTTCAAGGTTTAATATTCCTGTTCCAAAAGTTCATCATACGTTTCTCAGTGATGAATTAGACTTTATCATCGTGGATTTTATTGAGGGGGACCCTACAAAAATTTCTCACAAATCGATTGGAGAAATGGTTCAGAAAATTCATCGTATTCCGGTAGAACCATTATTTATTAGAAACCAAGGGGAAAGAACTATATACGATTACATGGCCAACAGAATTGCAGAGAGAGTGAAGTTCGTAAAACCAATTATCGACATTAGCTCATGTATTCCAAACCGCAACGAAATAGAACAGATTTTAGCTATACCTACAAATAACAAGGAGTCATTACTCCATTTAGATGTACGGCCTCCCAACTTAATCAGTAAAAAGGGAGAAATAGGGGCTATACTTGACTGGGATAATGCTTTAAAAGGAGACCCAGTTCTCGAGTTAATGAGAGTTGAGGAGTCAATGGAATTAGATTTCAAGGAATTCATGAAAGGATATACAGATTATTCTTTGCTAAATGAAACACCGATGATTGTACAGAATCTTTATAGGTTAGATACAGCTCTAATGTTAACCATTTTGTTTGAGCAAGTTCTGAAAAATCAGATGAAAAGTGAGTACTATCAAAATAGATTGAAGTTCCTTTCCCTTCAGGTTGCAAAAGAAG
This DNA window, taken from Bacillus carboniphilus, encodes the following:
- a CDS encoding aminoglycoside phosphotransferase family protein; the encoded protein is MPRKGRIMLANEEVILQEKVKAVIIKEFGWNVCEIKIHGRGVQNIVLMVEEQDMGRFAVRVPYPEDRQQFPNRERDRSLLLKEADITNYCSRFNIPVPKVHHTFLSDELDFIIVDFIEGDPTKISHKSIGEMVQKIHRIPVEPLFIRNQGERTIYDYMANRIAERVKFVKPIIDISSCIPNRNEIEQILAIPTNNKESLLHLDVRPPNLISKKGEIGAILDWDNALKGDPVLELMRVEESMELDFKEFMKGYTDYSLLNETPMIVQNLYRLDTALMLTILFEQVLKNQMKSEYYQNRLKFLSLQVAKEV